The stretch of DNA ACCAGAACTGTCTACAAAGACTTCATAACAAATGAATAATAACAAACTAATTCCTGCCGTGGACTGGAATGCCTACGCGCAAAAATATGATATGCTATTGGCCTATAATCCCTATTACCAGGAGGCTTTTCAAAAGATACTTGCGACGCTGAAGGAGTGGAATATAGAAAAAGGAGGGCTTGTCGCCGACTTAGGTGCCGGAACGGGTAACTATTCGGTAGAAATGGCTCGTTTGTTTCCCCATGCTCGCATTATGCATATCGACAACAATAAGACGATGAATGCACGAGCGGCCAAAAAAGCCGTTGGAATACCCAACTTTGAAATCATGCATTGTGATATCCAACAGGTTGACCTGGCACCCCAATCGCTACAAGGCTTGCTCTGTATCAATTCGCTGTACACTTTTCCAGCGCCCCAGGAGGCCCTTCAAAAAATGAACAAATGGTTGGCCCCCGGGGCCAAGGCTGTTTTTCTTGACCCAGGCAGAATCATGAATATTACCGCTTGGAAACTAGCTATTTCTAAATACCTGCTTGGCACCTATGGATTAAAAAAAACCTTGCGCATTTTTAAAGAATCGCAGGTCGTGGGAAAACAGAACGCCTACATCAGAGCTATGCAAAAAAACGGCAGCTATTGGACGCATTCACATGAAGATTTTTGTGAAGCCATTCGCGAAGCCGGTTTTCAAATTGAAACAGCTTCTACTTGTTTTCGAGGAGAATGCGATTTGGTTTTGGCCAGGAAGGCCTGAATAAATAACTTCTAAAATCACCACATCAATATGTCTTATATCAGTTTCCCCACCTTCGATACCCATCCCCTCAAGGCTATTCAACAAAGGATTAATGCTCAGCGGATGCCCTCCAATAAAACAATTGGCATTTTAGGCGGTTTAGGGCCACAATCCACCAGTTTGTTTTATGATACCATTACCCGTTATTGTCTGGAAAGAAATTTGCCTGCCTTCCCAAGGTTACTCATCAACAGCGTCAACACCTGGGAAGTAACGGCGCTACTAAAAAAGAAAGACCTGGAAGCCCTTTATTTCTTTTTAAAAAAAGAAATAAGCTTGATAGCTGGTCAAGTCGATTCACTGGTAATGGTTTGTAATTCGGTGCATGCGGTCCTTGATCCCCTTAGGGAAGCGTTTGATATTCCGATCCTGAGTATTCACGAGGAAGTTTGTAAGGAAATTGCGCTTTCTCCAACTAAAAAAGTGGGGATCTTAGGGACCAAGACAACCATTGATAATCAGTTTTATCAGAAAGAATTAGCGGCTTATGGTATTCCCTATGTTCTACAACCTGAGCGGCAACTTATTGAATTTGACACCTGTATTTTTGACGAAATGTTGCATGGCAAAGGTCTGGGGACCATGCGAAAACTCATTTTGGATGGGATCGAATACATGAGGGAAAGAGGCTGTGATGGCGTTATTCTTGCTTGTACTGAACTTCCTCTATTTGTTACCCAGACCGATACGGATATGCCCTTGTTTTTATCTACGCAGATACTGGCACAAGCGGTCATGGAGGAATATTTCACTGCTTTTTAAGTGGGGCTTAAGCTACGCAGCGGGCTCGGAGGGGTTATATTTTCTCCGTGTACTCCGCTCCTCTGTGTAGCGCTGTGTAACTAACTCCTCCTTGGGTTTTTTAGCTACGCAGAGGGTGCAGAGGTTGTTTTTTTCTCTTTTTTATGGGATATGATTTTTTAAATACTCAAAGTTGCTTAAGCTGATTGATGAACTGATGCTTAAATTTCCCGCCTAAAGGATAGTTTTTGTTATTGACATGGACTTCGCCGGCGGTCATGTCTATATTTTCAATATGTGGGATTTGGACAATATAATTGCGATGGATTTGGACAAATAAACGCGCGGAGAGTTTGAGTTTCAATTGCCTTAAAGAGGTTTTTATGGCATATTTTCTTTGTACCGTATTTAATATACTATAATTGCCGTCCGCTTCAATAACCAGGATATCGCGAACATTTACTTTGAAGAGTTTATTGTTATTTTTGACAAAAAGACTCTCATTGAGTATTAAATCTTCTTTCCAGGCTTGTAGTACTTCGCTGTTGATATTAACCTGACAGCCATAAAACAAGGCCGTTTCGATAGTGCTTTGCAAGGCTAATGGATGAAAAGGCCTAAGCATAA from Saprospiraceae bacterium encodes:
- a CDS encoding methyltransferase domain-containing protein; translated protein: MNNNKLIPAVDWNAYAQKYDMLLAYNPYYQEAFQKILATLKEWNIEKGGLVADLGAGTGNYSVEMARLFPHARIMHIDNNKTMNARAAKKAVGIPNFEIMHCDIQQVDLAPQSLQGLLCINSLYTFPAPQEALQKMNKWLAPGAKAVFLDPGRIMNITAWKLAISKYLLGTYGLKKTLRIFKESQVVGKQNAYIRAMQKNGSYWTHSHEDFCEAIREAGFQIETASTCFRGECDLVLARKA
- a CDS encoding amino acid racemase, coding for MSYISFPTFDTHPLKAIQQRINAQRMPSNKTIGILGGLGPQSTSLFYDTITRYCLERNLPAFPRLLINSVNTWEVTALLKKKDLEALYFFLKKEISLIAGQVDSLVMVCNSVHAVLDPLREAFDIPILSIHEEVCKEIALSPTKKVGILGTKTTIDNQFYQKELAAYGIPYVLQPERQLIEFDTCIFDEMLHGKGLGTMRKLILDGIEYMRERGCDGVILACTELPLFVTQTDTDMPLFLSTQILAQAVMEEYFTAF
- a CDS encoding response regulator transcription factor; the encoded protein is MAEVKILIIEDDPVFADEVKMMVEELGYALPETVNSLRAALDAIDQAIPDLMLISTNLKCFSTKIDDIYAIKNLNIPFIFLANTSDQEIYDQAKLFRPHGFMLRPFHPLALQSTIETALFYGCQVNINSEVLQAWKEDLILNESLFVKNNNKLFKVNVRDILVIEADGNYSILNTVQRKYAIKTSLRQLKLKLSARLFVQIHRNYIVQIPHIENIDMTAGEVHVNNKNYPLGGKFKHQFINQLKQL